A stretch of the Shinella zoogloeoides genome encodes the following:
- a CDS encoding helix-turn-helix domain-containing protein, whose protein sequence is MSASALATCQLSERTILSNVKNTWSHSALDSCIKAVIGAHARGLLDDEFVESVYGAVNERRAELSAGRRARPVKWGTPLAIHSRLTLEERRAQARTRNISAGWFSAKLEKSGANVAEIYAKLPRASFRAVLHTICELSALARGRCDASIATIAKKAGCSRSSVEQALAHLKSSGFIVVESGKTLGVTSIIRPAQACLIKVVNWCRARLERMQKKDRSDRPVSAARGTQNTRQKSESYFLNKRSKTTEPRREGGRAIGAVAFPASGSIYFSHWRDLVREHSTGVTPDADIVANAFRKFCSEKNIPLDAPKIEERFIKIVQRFRI, encoded by the coding sequence ATGAGTGCTTCAGCGTTGGCGACGTGCCAACTCAGCGAACGAACAATCCTATCTAACGTCAAAAATACATGGTCACATTCGGCGTTGGATAGTTGCATCAAGGCTGTCATCGGTGCGCACGCTCGCGGGCTACTGGATGATGAGTTTGTGGAGTCTGTCTACGGCGCGGTGAATGAGCGTCGGGCGGAACTCTCGGCGGGCCGGAGAGCGCGACCGGTAAAATGGGGCACACCCTTGGCCATCCATTCGAGGCTTACCTTGGAGGAACGGCGTGCGCAGGCGAGAACTCGTAACATCAGTGCGGGTTGGTTCTCAGCGAAGCTCGAAAAGAGCGGGGCAAACGTAGCCGAGATCTATGCGAAGCTTCCTCGTGCCAGTTTTCGAGCGGTATTGCACACGATCTGCGAGCTTAGCGCCCTCGCGCGCGGGCGATGTGACGCTTCCATTGCGACAATAGCTAAAAAGGCGGGGTGCAGCCGATCATCAGTCGAGCAGGCTTTGGCTCATCTGAAATCGAGCGGTTTCATCGTGGTTGAGAGCGGGAAGACGTTGGGTGTAACGTCGATTATACGGCCCGCTCAGGCTTGCTTGATCAAGGTCGTGAACTGGTGCCGCGCTCGACTTGAGCGAATGCAAAAAAAGGACCGGTCTGACCGCCCGGTTTCCGCTGCAAGGGGTACACAAAATACTAGGCAGAAATCAGAATCTTATTTTTTAAATAAAAGATCGAAGACAACAGAGCCGCGCAGAGAAGGTGGGCGGGCCATTGGAGCCGTAGCATTTCCAGCAAGCGGATCGATTTATTTCAGCCATTGGCGTGATCTGGTTAGGGAGCATTCGACAGGCGTCACCCCTGATGCAGATATTGTGGCGAATGCCTTCCGAAAGTTCTGCTCCGAGAAAAATATCCCCCTTGATGCTCCGAAAATCGAAGAGCGGTTTATCAAAATCGTCCAAAGGTTCCGTATTTAG
- a CDS encoding strawberry notch-like NTP hydrolase domain-containing protein, which produces MHGNAGDLLIATTDDVRATGVRGGLKYCNVPVLNTVTRGEATIFVVRPPGDLDPSDLWVACGLPIRRLWDDDFNVDVADRALLSKRFHECMSGTGMGDMVTPRQIGLNLAGSKVFETIGGRVAVNKANEAHYEYDRFSNGREKGEHRDRFLRAIRTTELAGCAAGVALAIVQGDSFDRGSIARLHKDIVVDDASPFLSVFAFQEEIEAALAVQAANLVRSGGAFREVARELTDRSAAHGERNAQRLRLQQYSTPLTISAVAQDILRIREGELVLEPTAGNGTLALGAAAAGARIEGFELDKARAERGTRVLKDAGAPFVNIRPRAFEVNAEGGFGGMAFDAVLANPPFEAIKAQNVADREGRTLSISRLDHRIVYDALNQVRADSGRSFLVLPGEMMGEGKLEGATRFFNNYLHATFEVAGAAMLDGRLYRKSGAEFPVIVYALGPRLENPLSAERAKKIPDELPYLHTTDQLFAWGDAARLAMDEIMARRSAPDTRVARTFVAPDFDDADITTDETPNGDVPAALVPAVPPVGPGVEEPVFEAVSEDELEMSEDEAEFVVSPDVLVDDLVVENDPFQVTYESASLVGGPVLKIQKALAEPVALALTELERVRGPVDNFVADSLGVEVSELGGLLHAGQVDGVGLALHKALRAESIIVGDLMGVGKGRQLAALARAAFKEDRPVLFFTDNASLFTDFVARDLATVMRKPANELPQFIKPYIVNSSKDASILDPDFQGERRRGEGFVFRASPSSAKREKTIDPSMNMILSSYSQLGAQGREAKLAAIMEWLGKQDKPPLLIMDEAHRAAGEGSNVGLSMTALVEGVKAAGGSVAYASGTALKGARNLRVYGSALPDVGIPPDRLVELIEKEPLALQEALSYEMARSGGLIARELDNTEVARETVSLQDVDPVRFAQVLEKVDLFAHKMSELLALGREVKDWSQHRQKELKKDIEQMPEGAERDRALGSVGVHYQSPASRFHHLSNYLTLAINGVFLEDLVLKSIAEGRKPLVAVANTGDTLMRDLIASHWDNDGLDDADNAGIMKGSAYVLPEKPHLGHVIKRVADRLLTVKESNGFGAVTEIRLHEYEDWLADFNARVDAADFSLLSMTVIDDLAVALEKHGLSLGEITGRSFMSRPAEDGGGFVISARPKPLKHDVVSDFNNGRVDVLILNQSAAVGLSAQASPANGFDVRQREMIKAQMQGDVTQERQMDGRINRVGQIHPPLYTVPLQGLASSDRLAQLFNRKNRSLTAASTATRENESNIKDTLDLLNEVGQFVSREYLKNNPDIAVTLDIDPESDIETKYSEKLMGRMIALPSGMQRTIMGELDTAFQMRVALLDALGENPLRLREYDWRAQVKEVASLISGNAASARMSERPLALNKLTYKETIKPIDVLAVEDAVARGKGWMIDQTLGREMSVVERLESLAPSGQEIRFSDPIFDRVMNRSDELRSLGATEHPLEVAQGFWDNQWTRDAEKEIKGLEKMVLDAGHKLDFLLDIAPTLAPGAIVTVYPKLVSRLRDSTLFNAAVDYIDGTDHTDREIGVPAVITDVRFNEEKPLNLGEWSVRIAVPGEEHLIDMPMASVYAILREEHQATVEAKGVTKIWAFKSARLDDDGIGLARSIAPMWSQPLAQALEEAEAKGKSPDFGNGYERLHWKPFLGDGSPEDSVMMALFQNVQGGSVSRTRYAVEGNLFAAVSALAGKRMGEKAMYTDESGAIRHCFLLKRDGHKKVLEQLTSSVASRVGFMKADVASVSGLLLGMTGIISEADDEARAEYIACDMLTRMVHGGCKVTIDHVRDLIRPRLQEMHEQIVKAVRQQGAINTGLFVGTDPFGDSTQKLFTPGASIRIREGASDAASGFRVYWDQKEIARCAASLSEKGALAAFGGKTFGVIVKAKNDVCDKSKDALCADWSNKLGTAVVRNSTVAKEIASASDVAAILCAAASDKSLDGMIGIKGALVVYNEVVANLSRELISQHLGAKTEATMSVRSERATSPAVAAV; this is translated from the coding sequence ATGCACGGCAATGCAGGCGATCTTTTGATTGCGACGACCGATGATGTGCGGGCAACCGGCGTGCGGGGCGGTCTGAAGTATTGCAATGTGCCCGTTCTCAATACGGTTACGAGGGGCGAAGCCACGATTTTCGTCGTAAGACCGCCCGGCGATCTCGATCCAAGCGACTTGTGGGTTGCTTGCGGCCTTCCGATCAGGCGGCTTTGGGACGATGATTTCAACGTCGATGTTGCCGACCGCGCGCTCTTGTCCAAGCGTTTTCACGAGTGCATGAGCGGCACCGGCATGGGTGATATGGTCACTCCGCGCCAGATCGGCCTTAACCTCGCCGGTTCAAAGGTATTTGAAACCATCGGGGGCCGAGTAGCAGTCAACAAAGCGAATGAGGCCCACTACGAGTACGACCGCTTCAGCAACGGTCGTGAAAAAGGCGAGCATCGTGATCGGTTCCTACGCGCGATTCGAACAACTGAGCTGGCAGGGTGCGCGGCCGGTGTAGCACTGGCTATCGTGCAAGGTGATAGCTTTGACCGGGGATCGATAGCCCGGTTGCACAAGGATATAGTTGTCGATGACGCGTCTCCTTTCCTTAGCGTTTTCGCCTTTCAGGAGGAAATTGAAGCCGCATTGGCGGTCCAAGCTGCAAACCTCGTGCGCAGCGGTGGGGCTTTCCGTGAAGTCGCCAGAGAGCTGACTGATAGGTCTGCCGCTCATGGCGAACGAAATGCGCAACGGCTGCGTTTGCAGCAATATTCAACGCCTCTTACGATCTCGGCTGTCGCACAGGATATATTGCGCATCCGCGAGGGAGAATTGGTGCTTGAGCCAACGGCCGGAAACGGAACGCTGGCGCTCGGCGCTGCGGCGGCCGGAGCACGTATAGAAGGCTTTGAGCTGGACAAGGCACGCGCAGAACGTGGCACAAGAGTGCTGAAGGATGCGGGCGCACCGTTTGTAAATATCAGGCCGCGAGCTTTCGAAGTGAACGCTGAAGGTGGATTTGGAGGAATGGCGTTTGACGCCGTTCTGGCAAACCCACCCTTTGAGGCGATCAAGGCACAGAATGTGGCTGATAGAGAGGGCCGCACGCTCTCCATCTCACGCCTTGACCATCGGATCGTCTATGACGCGTTGAACCAGGTGCGAGCGGACAGTGGTCGCTCGTTCCTAGTTCTACCGGGTGAGATGATGGGCGAAGGCAAGCTTGAGGGAGCGACACGCTTCTTCAACAACTATCTCCATGCGACCTTCGAGGTTGCTGGCGCTGCCATGCTCGACGGAAGGCTCTATCGGAAATCCGGCGCTGAGTTCCCTGTGATCGTCTATGCCCTTGGCCCCCGGCTTGAAAACCCGCTCTCCGCTGAGAGAGCGAAAAAAATCCCCGATGAGCTGCCATATCTCCATACCACTGATCAGCTATTCGCGTGGGGCGATGCTGCACGTTTGGCCATGGACGAGATTATGGCTCGGCGCTCGGCGCCAGACACCCGGGTTGCTAGAACGTTCGTAGCTCCCGACTTTGACGACGCTGATATCACGACAGATGAGACGCCCAACGGTGATGTGCCGGCGGCTCTGGTCCCGGCAGTTCCCCCGGTCGGTCCAGGTGTCGAGGAACCGGTGTTCGAGGCGGTCAGTGAAGACGAACTTGAGATGTCGGAGGACGAGGCCGAGTTCGTGGTTTCGCCTGATGTGCTGGTCGATGACTTGGTTGTTGAGAATGATCCGTTCCAAGTCACGTATGAGTCCGCCTCCCTTGTTGGTGGCCCTGTTCTCAAGATTCAAAAAGCGCTGGCAGAACCGGTCGCACTTGCCCTCACGGAGCTGGAGCGCGTTCGCGGGCCGGTAGATAATTTTGTTGCAGACAGCCTTGGCGTTGAGGTCAGCGAGTTGGGAGGCTTGCTGCATGCTGGACAGGTCGATGGTGTAGGGCTTGCGCTTCATAAAGCGCTGCGGGCAGAATCCATTATTGTCGGAGATCTGATGGGCGTTGGGAAAGGCCGTCAGCTCGCGGCGCTCGCCCGTGCGGCCTTCAAAGAGGATCGGCCGGTGTTGTTCTTCACCGATAATGCCTCGTTATTCACGGATTTTGTAGCGCGCGATCTGGCCACGGTAATGCGGAAGCCAGCCAATGAGCTGCCGCAGTTTATCAAACCCTACATCGTCAACAGCAGTAAGGATGCATCGATCCTTGACCCCGATTTTCAGGGGGAGCGGCGACGTGGAGAGGGTTTCGTTTTCCGGGCATCGCCATCGTCTGCCAAACGTGAAAAGACGATTGATCCGTCGATGAACATGATCTTGTCGTCATATTCGCAGCTCGGCGCGCAGGGCAGGGAAGCGAAACTTGCGGCGATCATGGAGTGGCTTGGCAAGCAGGACAAGCCACCATTGTTGATCATGGACGAGGCTCATCGAGCAGCCGGTGAGGGGTCGAACGTCGGTCTCTCGATGACAGCACTGGTTGAGGGCGTCAAAGCGGCAGGTGGTTCCGTTGCATATGCGTCAGGGACGGCGTTGAAGGGTGCGCGGAATTTGCGCGTCTACGGCTCTGCGCTACCGGATGTCGGGATTCCGCCCGACAGACTGGTGGAGCTGATCGAAAAAGAGCCGCTGGCTTTGCAGGAAGCGCTTTCTTACGAGATGGCGCGGTCGGGAGGGCTTATTGCGCGTGAACTCGACAACACTGAAGTCGCTCGCGAAACTGTTTCTCTGCAAGATGTCGATCCGGTTCGCTTTGCTCAGGTACTCGAAAAGGTCGATCTTTTCGCGCACAAGATGTCCGAGTTGCTGGCCCTCGGCCGCGAGGTCAAAGATTGGTCTCAGCATCGGCAAAAGGAGCTGAAAAAGGACATCGAACAGATGCCAGAGGGTGCGGAACGGGACCGTGCTCTAGGCTCGGTCGGCGTGCATTATCAATCACCAGCCTCCCGGTTCCATCATTTGTCGAACTACCTGACGCTGGCTATCAATGGGGTTTTCTTGGAAGACCTCGTGCTGAAGTCAATCGCCGAAGGCAGGAAGCCTCTGGTGGCGGTCGCCAATACTGGCGACACGTTGATGCGCGATCTGATCGCGAGCCATTGGGATAATGATGGCCTCGATGATGCCGACAATGCGGGCATCATGAAGGGGTCAGCCTATGTCCTCCCTGAGAAGCCCCACCTCGGGCATGTGATCAAGCGTGTAGCTGACCGGTTGCTGACCGTTAAGGAAAGCAATGGATTCGGGGCGGTCACAGAAATTCGCCTTCACGAATACGAAGATTGGCTGGCTGATTTCAATGCGCGGGTGGATGCGGCCGACTTTTCCCTATTGTCGATGACCGTGATCGACGACTTAGCCGTGGCACTCGAAAAGCACGGGTTATCATTGGGAGAAATCACGGGCCGTTCCTTTATGTCGCGACCAGCGGAAGATGGGGGCGGATTTGTCATTAGCGCCCGGCCCAAGCCGCTTAAGCACGATGTTGTTTCGGACTTCAATAACGGTCGTGTGGATGTTCTGATCCTGAACCAGTCGGCCGCTGTGGGCCTGTCGGCGCAGGCGTCACCCGCAAATGGTTTCGACGTGCGGCAGCGGGAGATGATCAAGGCGCAGATGCAGGGCGATGTGACGCAGGAGCGCCAGATGGACGGCCGCATCAATCGTGTCGGGCAAATTCATCCTCCGCTCTATACGGTGCCCCTGCAAGGGCTGGCCAGCTCGGATCGTCTGGCGCAGTTGTTCAACCGAAAGAACCGTTCGCTTACAGCGGCTTCTACGGCCACCCGTGAAAACGAGTCCAACATTAAGGATACGCTCGACCTTCTCAACGAGGTGGGGCAATTTGTCAGCCGCGAATATCTCAAGAATAACCCGGATATTGCCGTCACGCTCGATATCGACCCGGAATCCGATATCGAGACGAAATATTCTGAGAAGCTGATGGGCCGTATGATCGCGCTGCCTTCCGGCATGCAGCGCACGATCATGGGCGAGCTGGACACCGCTTTTCAGATGCGCGTGGCCTTGCTGGACGCCCTCGGCGAAAATCCTCTGCGGCTGCGAGAATATGACTGGCGGGCGCAGGTGAAAGAAGTGGCATCGCTGATAAGTGGCAACGCGGCATCAGCACGCATGTCCGAACGTCCCCTTGCGCTCAACAAGCTGACTTACAAGGAGACAATCAAGCCAATCGATGTGCTGGCTGTTGAGGACGCGGTAGCGCGGGGCAAGGGATGGATGATCGATCAAACCCTTGGCCGCGAGATGTCGGTTGTTGAGCGGCTGGAAAGCCTCGCGCCGAGTGGTCAGGAAATTCGTTTCTCTGATCCGATTTTCGACCGTGTGATGAACCGCTCTGACGAATTGCGCAGCCTTGGAGCGACAGAACACCCATTGGAGGTCGCCCAAGGGTTTTGGGATAATCAATGGACACGCGATGCTGAAAAGGAAATCAAGGGGCTTGAGAAAATGGTGCTCGATGCCGGGCACAAGCTTGATTTCCTGCTCGACATAGCACCAACACTCGCACCCGGCGCTATCGTCACGGTTTACCCCAAGCTGGTCTCAAGGCTGCGAGATTCGACGCTGTTCAATGCCGCCGTCGATTATATCGACGGGACAGATCACACCGATAGAGAGATCGGTGTCCCGGCCGTGATCACCGATGTACGCTTCAACGAGGAGAAGCCCCTGAATCTTGGCGAGTGGAGCGTGCGGATCGCAGTACCCGGCGAGGAGCACCTGATCGATATGCCGATGGCATCTGTCTATGCGATCCTACGCGAAGAACACCAAGCGACAGTTGAGGCTAAGGGCGTCACGAAGATATGGGCGTTCAAGAGTGCGCGTCTGGACGATGACGGGATTGGCCTCGCCCGGTCCATTGCGCCCATGTGGTCTCAACCTCTCGCTCAGGCGCTGGAAGAAGCCGAAGCGAAGGGAAAATCCCCCGATTTCGGAAATGGTTATGAACGTCTTCACTGGAAGCCGTTCTTGGGAGATGGCAGTCCCGAAGACAGCGTGATGATGGCCCTGTTCCAGAATGTGCAGGGCGGGAGCGTCAGTCGGACGCGATATGCTGTTGAAGGCAACCTTTTTGCCGCCGTTTCGGCTCTCGCGGGGAAGCGAATGGGCGAAAAGGCAATGTATACGGACGAAAGCGGCGCGATCCGGCACTGCTTTTTGCTCAAGCGCGATGGGCACAAGAAAGTGCTCGAGCAATTGACATCGAGCGTGGCAAGCCGTGTCGGCTTCATGAAAGCTGACGTGGCTTCCGTTTCCGGCCTCCTTTTAGGAATGACGGGGATTATCAGCGAGGCAGACGACGAGGCGCGGGCGGAATACATCGCCTGTGACATGCTCACAAGGATGGTCCACGGTGGCTGCAAGGTTACGATTGATCATGTTCGCGATCTGATCCGGCCTCGGCTGCAAGAGATGCATGAGCAAATCGTCAAAGCTGTACGGCAGCAAGGGGCGATCAATACCGGTCTTTTTGTCGGCACCGATCCTTTCGGGGACTCGACGCAAAAGCTTTTCACTCCCGGCGCATCGATCCGAATTCGAGAGGGCGCGTCTGACGCGGCCAGTGGTTTCCGGGTCTATTGGGACCAAAAGGAGATAGCCAGGTGCGCCGCGTCACTCAGCGAAAAAGGCGCGCTGGCTGCCTTCGGTGGGAAGACCTTCGGCGTAATCGTAAAAGCCAAGAACGATGTTTGCGACAAATCCAAGGATGCGCTTTGCGCAGATTGGAGCAACAAGCTTGGCACGGCCGTGGTGCGCAACTCGACAGTGGCGAAGGAGATCGCATCGGCGTCGGACGTAGCCGCGATTCTATGCGCTGCGGCGAGCGATAAGTCCCTTGATGGGATGATCGGCATCAAAGGCGCGCTGGTCGTGTACAATGAGGTTGTGGCGAATCTCTCCCGTGAGCTGATCAGTCAGCATTTGGGAGCAAAAACGGAGGCTACTATGTCGGTGCGCTCAGAGAGAGCCACGTCACCAGCAGTTGCAGCCGTGTAG
- a CDS encoding YcbK family protein, whose protein sequence is MLDRRSFLVGAFSSAWAVGATAFAAEEGAVDKKDRIPFAPSADDAEDRAFTKEVEKAAPETDPRTSGFGSLQLYREATGESIAARYRFNGELDRRAVAELSWFWRDVKDDDKALWIEPSLFDFVSSVQSTMAMIHGSMLPFILTSGYRTPRHNAAIETAARNSLHMGGLAADLKVPGYPPRSLAIAAMTFKGGGVGVYSRFTHLDVGQIRCWPYSCNQFIGDRNG, encoded by the coding sequence ATGCTGGATCGTCGCTCATTCCTCGTAGGGGCGTTTTCGAGCGCGTGGGCCGTGGGGGCGACAGCCTTTGCGGCCGAAGAGGGTGCGGTCGATAAGAAGGACAGGATACCGTTCGCGCCGTCGGCTGATGATGCCGAGGATCGGGCATTCACAAAAGAAGTCGAGAAGGCTGCGCCCGAAACAGATCCTCGCACTTCTGGTTTTGGGTCACTACAGCTCTACCGTGAGGCAACGGGTGAGAGCATCGCGGCTAGATACCGGTTCAACGGCGAGCTGGACCGTCGCGCGGTCGCGGAATTATCGTGGTTCTGGCGAGATGTGAAGGATGACGATAAGGCGCTCTGGATCGAGCCGTCGCTGTTCGACTTCGTGTCGTCGGTTCAGTCAACGATGGCGATGATCCATGGTTCGATGCTGCCTTTTATCCTCACAAGCGGTTATCGCACGCCCCGGCATAATGCGGCCATAGAAACTGCGGCTAGAAACTCTCTTCATATGGGTGGGCTTGCCGCTGACCTGAAAGTGCCGGGATATCCGCCTCGATCACTGGCTATCGCGGCGATGACTTTTAAAGGCGGCGGTGTAGGGGTGTATTCCCGCTTCACACATTTGGATGTCGGGCAAATCCGCTGCTGGCCCTATTCATGCAACCAGTTCATAGGAGATCGGAATGGCTGA
- a CDS encoding type IV pilus twitching motility protein PilT translates to MMDQQYAQVIGLWSGKRDLSQSFRMTETGEDVMRILCYAARNGCQDVIFQTGSPILMNKLGSLIALTEWTYDTTDFMRAAKHISGSGGDVETRLAGARSFNKRIDARDFGDRDEHGEPKVYRFRANVTACAFGASLGGQMVLRYIPEHPPTVRDIQLEEDIIAESTPEMGSVILSGPTGSGKTTTFAGLLRRVMEEETPIEGNIVTLEQPIEFTFDSIQSHRCVIAQSEIPTHFSSFEMGIEEAMRRVPRLIVVGEQRDYQTMAAAQEAANTGHAVYTTVHSNTAALAIQRIVGKFPREMQSQAFEMAVATTHMIVSQVLVRDTKGGRVCLREWVVLNDDARQELTKVGFLGSRAFLYDLMSRGGSGKPMKTTVAEQFKSGNISEEAAILALKRYGYSSSERIL, encoded by the coding sequence ATGATGGACCAGCAGTATGCGCAGGTGATTGGCCTATGGTCGGGTAAACGCGATCTGTCGCAAAGCTTTCGCATGACTGAGACTGGCGAGGATGTTATGCGCATCCTCTGCTACGCTGCGCGAAATGGCTGTCAGGATGTCATTTTCCAGACTGGCTCCCCAATCTTGATGAACAAGCTCGGCTCGCTGATCGCTCTGACCGAGTGGACATACGACACTACGGACTTCATGCGGGCTGCAAAACACATCAGCGGCTCGGGTGGTGATGTCGAGACGCGGCTTGCCGGGGCGCGGTCATTCAATAAGCGGATCGACGCTCGTGATTTCGGGGATCGCGATGAGCATGGCGAGCCTAAAGTCTACCGTTTTCGAGCGAACGTGACCGCTTGCGCTTTCGGGGCCTCGCTCGGGGGGCAAATGGTGCTGCGCTATATTCCCGAACATCCGCCCACCGTTCGAGACATCCAGCTTGAGGAAGACATTATCGCGGAATCGACGCCTGAGATGGGGTCTGTAATTTTGTCTGGCCCGACCGGATCGGGGAAGACGACAACGTTTGCAGGGCTTCTTCGGCGAGTGATGGAAGAAGAAACGCCCATTGAAGGCAACATCGTTACGCTTGAGCAGCCTATTGAGTTCACGTTTGATTCAATTCAGTCTCACCGCTGCGTAATAGCGCAATCAGAAATCCCGACGCATTTCAGCAGTTTTGAAATGGGGATTGAAGAAGCGATGCGCCGCGTGCCGCGACTGATCGTGGTTGGCGAGCAGCGCGACTATCAGACAATGGCCGCAGCCCAAGAGGCGGCGAACACGGGGCACGCGGTCTATACCACGGTTCACTCAAACACTGCGGCTTTGGCGATCCAGCGTATTGTTGGCAAATTTCCGCGTGAAATGCAGAGCCAAGCATTCGAGATGGCGGTGGCGACAACTCATATGATCGTCAGCCAGGTACTGGTGAGAGATACCAAAGGAGGTCGTGTCTGCCTGCGGGAGTGGGTGGTACTCAATGACGACGCGCGGCAGGAACTTACGAAAGTTGGTTTTCTCGGCTCTCGTGCCTTTCTCTACGACCTCATGTCGCGCGGCGGATCAGGCAAGCCGATGAAGACGACTGTCGCGGAACAGTTTAAATCCGGCAATATCTCGGAAGAGGCTGCAATACTGGCGCTCAAGCGCTACGGCTATAGCAGCTCAGAGCGGATACTTTGA
- a CDS encoding type IV secretory system conjugative DNA transfer family protein, producing the protein MVRMNGAFAAAILMTGVSLAHAQEDTLPVRQNVYPNQVTAYPGGYQPPVAYPNMYPMGYPGYPAVGYPGVYPGVYPGGYPGAYPGQQQGVMLNQPGMAGQSVIRDPASGQMLQAPTGAGSNVVVDPSVYMRGQTPDRRGPQVPPGSGLGGQGPARKEMVRKTARTAGIRDGYAQEAQRINASLNKMAGWLDRTYPFPSLMINDHIVPPVVVLTNSRVEKNGPQILELTLGRFEIVTPARVTAQAPSWRTYLFMQSDPENGIDLRPHSKEDSTAWQSGYKEGQSIGIAEARSYFEEAERRMRRDYEGMARYHDLASRGAISMPIASQKSKALQISRDGRVALRGSKTIKIVVSPTFRGKAGVDAFPVGSADVTMRNVPVPIAKGK; encoded by the coding sequence ATGGTTCGCATGAACGGCGCTTTTGCGGCGGCAATATTGATGACAGGGGTTTCCCTAGCGCATGCGCAAGAGGACACTCTGCCGGTACGACAGAATGTGTATCCCAATCAGGTGACTGCCTATCCCGGCGGATATCAGCCCCCGGTTGCTTATCCTAATATGTATCCTATGGGTTATCCCGGTTATCCGGCAGTTGGTTATCCCGGCGTTTATCCCGGCGTTTATCCCGGTGGTTATCCCGGCGCATATCCGGGCCAGCAACAGGGCGTTATGCTGAACCAGCCGGGGATGGCTGGCCAGAGCGTCATCCGCGATCCTGCGTCCGGTCAGATGCTGCAAGCACCTACAGGAGCAGGGTCGAATGTGGTTGTCGATCCTTCAGTTTATATGCGTGGTCAAACGCCTGATAGACGTGGACCACAAGTCCCGCCCGGTTCCGGTCTCGGGGGGCAGGGTCCCGCCCGAAAAGAGATGGTCAGGAAGACTGCTCGCACTGCCGGTATCAGAGACGGTTATGCGCAGGAGGCTCAGCGGATTAACGCCTCCCTCAATAAGATGGCGGGCTGGTTGGACCGCACCTATCCTTTTCCCTCACTTATGATCAACGATCATATTGTCCCGCCAGTTGTCGTGCTCACGAACAGCCGCGTTGAAAAGAATGGTCCTCAGATTCTTGAGTTAACGCTTGGAAGGTTTGAAATCGTCACTCCTGCGCGAGTGACAGCGCAGGCTCCTTCATGGCGCACGTACCTGTTCATGCAGTCCGATCCTGAGAATGGCATCGACCTGCGTCCTCATTCTAAAGAGGACAGCACAGCTTGGCAAAGCGGGTACAAGGAAGGCCAGTCAATTGGAATTGCCGAGGCTCGGTCTTATTTTGAAGAAGCTGAACGGCGCATGCGGCGTGATTACGAGGGAATGGCCCGTTACCATGATCTGGCATCCCGAGGCGCAATTTCGATGCCTATCGCTTCTCAAAAGAGCAAGGCTCTTCAGATCAGCCGTGACGGCCGCGTAGCGCTTCGCGGAAGTAAGACGATCAAGATCGTCGTCTCGCCGACATTCCGAGGCAAGGCCGGTGTGGATGCGTTCCCTGTGGGGTCTGCTGATGTGACGATGCGCAACGTGCCGGTGCCAATCGCGAAGGGCAAATGA
- a CDS encoding MucR family transcriptional regulator: protein MTRKTQKRGSHRPTERRLRTRLRAVIEKQREYIGELSELMRQEQSLIAELDHTPPRADELQNFDTAARRKAHDTLTQYIVKLTQLRDYTKDFLTVIDELDDLDSRPRLLPVRDVDTATTSDHITSLLDGSQFQILTRSLVGYEITADDYRRLFGLPDEYLLWTKKVQDTRRGVVLKHRVWDKRRVSKGHDDDEG, encoded by the coding sequence ATGACGCGGAAGACGCAGAAGCGCGGTAGCCATCGTCCCACTGAGAGGCGATTGCGAACGCGTTTACGAGCAGTCATCGAGAAGCAGCGTGAGTACATCGGTGAGTTGTCGGAGCTTATGCGTCAGGAGCAGTCATTGATTGCCGAGCTGGACCATACCCCGCCTCGTGCAGATGAACTCCAAAATTTCGATACCGCCGCCCGGCGCAAAGCGCACGACACGCTCACTCAGTACATCGTCAAGCTCACTCAGCTCCGAGATTACACCAAAGATTTTCTCACCGTGATCGATGAACTGGATGACCTCGACAGCCGCCCTCGCCTTCTGCCCGTGAGAGATGTCGATACCGCGACTACCAGCGATCACATCACCAGCTTGCTTGATGGCTCCCAGTTTCAGATCCTGACGCGCAGTCTCGTCGGCTATGAGATTACGGCCGACGATTATCGCAGGCTGTTTGGCCTGCCAGATGAATATTTGCTTTGGACCAAGAAGGTCCAAGACACGCGGCGTGGCGTCGTCCTGAAACATCGGGTGTGGGATAAGAGGCGCGTTAGCAAAGGCCACGACGATGATGAAGGCTGA